A region from the Polaribacter sp. Hel1_33_78 genome encodes:
- a CDS encoding SulP family inorganic anion transporter — MNIKKVIPILEWLPNYNRSLFKGDLVAGITVGIILIPQGIAYALIAGLPPIYGLYCALVPQVMYAIFGSSRQVAIGPVAMDSLIVATGVSTLALAGSESYIAIAILLGLMVGTIQFILGVFSLGFIVNFLSKPVITGFTSAVALIIGLNQFRNLLGVDFIQSDQIQYVLEDIWFQMATFKKPTTIIGLISVITIIIFRKINKKIPNALIVVILGIVIMKYFGKSFNDVSIVKGIPSGLPVFGIPEFDLDLIRELFPIALTLVMVGYLETISIGKSLEAKQDEYRIRPNQELIALGLSNMVGSFFKSYPTTSSFSRSAINQESGGKTGMAALISVVMVIITLLFLTPLFYHLPKTVLAAIIIVAVFGLINFKEAIFLWKANNLDFWLMLSTFLATLLLGIEYGIIVGVGLSLFVLIYRTSRPYVTELGKVPNSNFYRNKNRFEEVIIEDDILVFRFDAQIFYANSSYFRDNLDEMAAQKGKALKLIVLDAESINRVDSTGVEMLKERIKYYQKKGVVFYFAGVKGPVRDDFFRSGILEIIDINHFFRKANQAVKFYKTGNRKQQEKYSKYIHQAYK, encoded by the coding sequence ATGAATATCAAAAAAGTTATACCAATTTTAGAGTGGTTACCAAACTACAATAGATCTCTTTTTAAAGGAGATTTAGTTGCAGGAATTACTGTGGGTATCATTTTAATTCCACAAGGAATTGCGTATGCATTAATTGCTGGTTTGCCACCAATTTATGGGCTGTATTGCGCATTAGTTCCGCAGGTTATGTATGCTATCTTTGGATCTTCAAGACAGGTAGCTATTGGTCCTGTTGCAATGGATTCCTTAATTGTTGCAACGGGTGTATCGACTTTAGCATTAGCAGGTTCAGAAAGCTACATTGCCATCGCTATTCTGTTAGGTTTAATGGTAGGTACTATTCAATTTATACTAGGAGTTTTTAGTCTAGGGTTTATTGTAAATTTTTTATCAAAACCAGTAATTACTGGATTTACCTCTGCTGTAGCCCTCATAATTGGGCTGAATCAATTCAGAAATTTATTGGGTGTAGATTTTATTCAAAGTGACCAAATTCAATATGTTTTAGAAGATATTTGGTTTCAAATGGCAACCTTTAAGAAGCCCACAACAATAATTGGATTGATATCGGTTATCACTATTATTATTTTCAGAAAGATAAATAAAAAAATTCCGAATGCCTTAATCGTTGTAATTCTTGGGATTGTAATTATGAAATATTTTGGAAAAAGTTTTAATGATGTTTCAATCGTAAAAGGTATTCCGTCAGGATTGCCAGTTTTCGGGATTCCTGAATTTGATTTAGATCTTATAAGAGAGTTGTTTCCAATTGCATTAACTTTAGTCATGGTGGGTTATTTAGAAACTATCTCTATTGGAAAGTCTTTGGAGGCAAAACAAGACGAATATAGAATAAGACCTAACCAAGAATTAATTGCTTTAGGGTTAAGTAATATGGTTGGTTCTTTTTTTAAATCTTATCCAACAACCTCAAGTTTTTCTAGGTCAGCAATCAATCAAGAAAGTGGTGGAAAAACAGGAATGGCAGCACTCATCTCTGTTGTCATGGTTATCATTACATTATTATTTTTAACCCCATTATTTTATCATTTACCAAAAACAGTATTGGCTGCAATTATTATTGTTGCCGTTTTTGGATTGATAAATTTCAAAGAAGCTATTTTTTTATGGAAGGCTAATAATTTAGATTTTTGGTTGATGTTATCCACTTTTTTAGCAACCTTGTTATTAGGAATTGAATACGGAATTATAGTCGGTGTTGGTTTGTCTTTGTTTGTTCTAATTTACAGAACATCAAGACCTTATGTAACTGAATTAGGGAAGGTTCCAAACTCAAATTTTTACAGAAATAAAAATCGTTTTGAAGAAGTAATTATTGAGGATGACATTTTAGTTTTTAGGTTTGATGCTCAGATATTTTATGCAAATTCAAGTTATTTTAGAGATAATTTAGACGAAATGGCAGCCCAAAAAGGAAAGGCATTAAAATTGATAGTATTGGATGCAGAGAGTATTAATAGAGTAGATAGTACGGGAGTAGAAATGTTAAAAGAACGCATTAAGTATTATCAGAAAAAAGGGGTAGTTTTTTATTTTGCAGGTGTTAAAGGCCCCGTAAGAGATGATTTTTTTAGAAGTGGTATTTTAGAGATTATAGATATCAATCATTTTTTTAGGAAAGCAAATCAAGCGGTAAAGTTTTATAAAACTGGCAATAGAAAACAGCAAGAGAAGTATTCAAAGTATATACATCAAGCATACAAATAG
- the ruvB gene encoding Holliday junction branch migration DNA helicase RuvB, which translates to MNENLNPDNSHLTNEDIDVEKKLRPLSFDDFTGQDQALENLKIFVEAANQRDEALDHTLFHGPPGLGKTTLAHILANELQVGIKVTSGPVLDKPGDLAGLLTNLDERDVLFIDEIHRLSPIVEEYLYSAMEDYKIDIMIESGPNARTVQINLEPFTLIGATTRSGLLTAPMRARFGISTRLHYYSTELLTTIIQRSAHILKVPISMESAIEIAGRSRGTPRIANSLLRRVRDFAQIKGDGSITIAIAKYALKALNVDAHGLDEMDNKILEVIIDKFKGGPVGISTIATAVSENTETIEEVYEPFLIQQGFIMRTPRGREVTELAYQHLGRTKGRDQGELF; encoded by the coding sequence ATGAATGAAAACTTAAATCCTGATAACAGTCATTTAACAAATGAAGATATAGACGTAGAAAAAAAATTACGCCCACTATCTTTTGATGATTTTACAGGACAAGACCAAGCTTTAGAAAATCTGAAAATATTTGTTGAGGCAGCCAATCAAAGAGATGAAGCTTTAGATCACACCTTGTTTCATGGCCCTCCAGGTTTAGGGAAAACTACGTTGGCACATATTTTAGCAAACGAATTACAGGTAGGTATTAAAGTTACTTCTGGTCCAGTTTTAGATAAACCGGGTGATTTAGCCGGACTGCTCACAAATCTTGATGAACGAGATGTTTTATTTATTGATGAAATTCACAGATTAAGTCCAATTGTAGAAGAGTATTTGTATTCAGCAATGGAAGATTATAAAATTGATATTATGATCGAATCTGGCCCTAATGCTAGAACTGTTCAAATCAATTTAGAACCCTTTACTTTAATTGGGGCTACAACACGATCAGGATTGTTGACTGCTCCAATGAGAGCTCGTTTCGGAATAAGTACAAGACTACATTACTATTCAACAGAACTGCTAACAACAATTATTCAAAGAAGTGCACATATTTTAAAAGTGCCAATTTCTATGGAGTCAGCAATTGAAATTGCAGGAAGAAGCAGAGGTACTCCAAGAATTGCGAATTCTTTGCTGCGTAGGGTAAGAGATTTTGCTCAGATAAAAGGAGATGGATCTATAACCATTGCAATAGCAAAATATGCATTAAAAGCATTAAATGTTGATGCTCACGGCTTAGATGAAATGGATAATAAGATTTTGGAGGTGATCATTGATAAATTCAAAGGAGGACCCGTAGGAATTAGTACTATCGCAACTGCGGTTTCCGAAAATACAGAGACTATTGAAGAAGTATATGAACCTTTTTTAATTCAGCAAGGTTTTATTATGAGAACTCCAAGAGGGAGAGAAGTTACAGAATTAGCCTATCAGCATTTGGGTAGGACAAAAGGCAGAGATCAAGGAGAATTGTTTTAA
- a CDS encoding rhodanese-like domain-containing protein has translation MKNFLIFFLMSFFFINCSAQEEIKSISTIELKVLLKKGNTQLLDVRAPKEIEQGFIKTAKFANFFDANFYTKAVKQLDKSKPVYLYCRSGNRSGKSAKILKKEGYEVYNILGGYNQWKQEN, from the coding sequence ATGAAAAATTTTTTAATCTTTTTTTTGATGAGTTTCTTTTTCATCAATTGTAGTGCACAAGAAGAAATAAAATCAATTTCTACGATAGAATTAAAAGTCTTACTCAAAAAAGGAAACACTCAGTTATTGGATGTTAGAGCACCAAAAGAAATAGAACAAGGATTTATAAAGACCGCAAAATTTGCTAATTTTTTTGATGCTAATTTTTACACAAAAGCGGTTAAACAATTAGATAAAAGTAAACCAGTTTATTTGTATTGCAGAAGTGGCAATAGAAGCGGAAAATCAGCAAAAATACTCAAAAAGGAAGGTTATGAGGTTTATAATATTTTAGGTGGATACAATCAATGGAAACAAGAAAATTAA
- a CDS encoding heavy-metal-associated domain-containing protein — METRKLRMMTTAIQIENLKCGGCATTIKKGLLSLNAVKEVTVDVENSIVSIISENDDLETIKEKLAKLGYPEVGYKNTVLHKAKSFVSCAVGRIDR; from the coding sequence ATGGAAACAAGAAAATTAAGAATGATGACAACAGCAATTCAAATAGAAAATTTAAAATGTGGTGGTTGTGCAACGACTATTAAAAAAGGATTATTAAGTTTGAACGCTGTAAAAGAGGTAACAGTGGATGTTGAGAATTCAATAGTTTCAATAATTTCAGAAAATGACGATTTAGAAACTATCAAAGAAAAATTAGCTAAATTAGGGTATCCAGAAGTTGGTTATAAAAATACAGTTTTACATAAGGCAAAGTCTTTTGTGAGTTGTGCGGTAGGTAGAATAGATCGATAA
- a CDS encoding rhodanese-like domain-containing protein — MIIEQIYTGCLAQGAYYIESKGEVAIIDPLREVQDYVDKAAINNAKIKYIFETHFHADFVSGHVTLAEKTGAAIVFGPSAKTNFEAIIAEDDQVFKVGDITITVLHTPGHTMESSCFLLKDKDGKDHALFSGDTLFLGDVGRPDLAQKGELTEKDLAGFLFDSLRNKVMPLADEVIVYPAHGAGSACGKNLSKETIGTIGNQKETNYALRANMTKEEFVKEVTDGLLPPPAYFPLNVKLNKEGYKNIDDIIKTSAKPLSVKDFELIANETDAIILDVRHQSEFIKGFIPQSIFIGIDGGFAPWVGALIKDIQQPILLVTPQGKEADTIIRLSRVGFDNVLGYLDGSFASWQKSEKEIDTLSSVSVEVLEQKINENALVFDVRKPGEFASEHIKIAESTPLDFLNKHISEFPKKEEFYVHCAGGYRSVIAASILKARGFHNVIDVAGGYAAVRNTTIERTAAVCPSTLK, encoded by the coding sequence ATGATAATAGAACAAATTTATACAGGCTGTTTAGCACAAGGGGCTTATTATATAGAAAGTAAGGGAGAAGTAGCAATTATAGATCCATTAAGAGAAGTGCAAGATTATGTAGATAAAGCAGCTATAAATAATGCAAAAATTAAATATATTTTTGAAACCCACTTTCATGCGGATTTTGTTAGTGGTCATGTTACATTAGCAGAAAAGACAGGAGCAGCAATTGTTTTTGGACCTTCAGCAAAAACCAATTTTGAGGCAATTATTGCAGAAGATGATCAGGTTTTTAAAGTTGGAGATATTACTATAACTGTATTACACACTCCAGGTCATACAATGGAAAGTTCATGTTTTTTATTGAAAGATAAAGATGGTAAGGATCATGCACTTTTTAGCGGAGATACATTGTTTTTAGGTGATGTTGGTAGGCCCGATTTGGCTCAAAAAGGAGAGCTTACAGAAAAAGATTTAGCAGGTTTTTTATTTGATAGTTTGCGGAATAAAGTAATGCCTTTGGCAGATGAAGTTATTGTATATCCTGCGCATGGAGCAGGTTCTGCTTGCGGTAAAAATTTAAGCAAAGAAACGATTGGTACAATTGGGAATCAAAAAGAAACCAATTACGCATTAAGAGCAAATATGACCAAAGAAGAATTTGTCAAAGAAGTTACTGATGGATTGTTGCCTCCTCCTGCCTATTTCCCTCTAAATGTGAAGTTAAATAAAGAGGGATATAAAAATATTGATGATATCATCAAAACTTCTGCGAAACCTTTATCAGTAAAAGATTTTGAACTGATTGCAAACGAAACGGATGCTATAATTTTAGATGTTAGGCATCAATCAGAATTTATAAAGGGATTTATTCCTCAATCAATTTTTATAGGAATTGATGGTGGTTTTGCGCCTTGGGTGGGTGCTTTAATAAAAGACATACAGCAACCAATTTTATTGGTAACACCTCAAGGAAAAGAAGCAGATACAATTATACGTTTGTCCAGAGTTGGTTTTGATAATGTATTAGGGTATTTAGACGGAAGTTTTGCTTCTTGGCAAAAATCGGAGAAAGAAATTGACACTTTATCATCTGTTTCAGTTGAAGTTTTAGAGCAAAAAATAAATGAAAACGCACTCGTTTTTGATGTAAGAAAACCAGGAGAATTTGCAAGTGAACATATTAAGATAGCAGAAAGTACCCCGTTAGATTTTCTAAATAAGCATATTTCTGAATTCCCAAAAAAGGAAGAATTTTATGTGCATTGTGCGGGTGGTTATCGATCTGTAATTGCAGCTTCAATTTTAAAAGCTCGCGGTTTTCATAATGTCATTGATGTCGCAGGGGGTTATGCAGCTGTCAGAAATACAACGATAGAAAGAACAGCAGCCGTTTGTCCGTCAACTTTAAAATAA
- a CDS encoding cbb3-type cytochrome c oxidase subunit I, whose translation MSEHHHKETFVTKYIFSQDHKMISKQFLVTGMFMGMIAVFMSMLFRLQIAWPETSFTIIEAFLGSHQTNGVMDPDFYLALVTIHGTIMVFFVLTAGLSGTFSNLLIPLQIGARDMASGFLNMISYWLFFVSSVIMVISLFVEAGPASAGWTIYPPLSALPQAIPGSGAGMTLWLVSMAIFVASSLIGALNYIVTIFNLRTKGMKMTRLPLTMWAFFITAIIGVVSFPVLLSAALLLIFDRSFGTSFYLSDIFISGEVLHYQGGSPVLFEHLFWFLGHPEVYIVLLPALGITSEIISTNSRKPIFGYRAMIMSIMAIAFLSTIVWGHHMFISGMNPFLGSVFTFTTLLIAIPSAVKAFNYITTLWKGNLQLNPAMLFSIGLVSTFVTGGLTGLVLADSALDINIHDTYFVVAHFHLVMGVSAIFGMYAGIYHWFPKMYGRMMNKTLGYWHFWITIICAYGVFWPMHFIGLAGLPRRYYSNTAFPMFDDLLQINVVITLFALVGGIAQIIFIANFFISMYRGAKATQNPWKSNTLEWTTPVEHIHGNWPGKIPEVHRWAYDYSKRVDANDDDSDYLHGQDFVLQTTPLLEGEEQS comes from the coding sequence ATGTCAGAACATCATCATAAAGAAACATTTGTAACCAAATATATTTTTAGTCAAGATCATAAAATGATTTCTAAACAATTCTTGGTTACAGGAATGTTTATGGGAATGATAGCCGTTTTTATGTCTATGTTATTTCGTTTACAGATAGCTTGGCCAGAAACATCGTTTACAATCATTGAAGCATTCTTAGGTTCTCATCAAACCAATGGGGTTATGGATCCAGATTTTTACCTTGCTTTAGTAACAATTCATGGTACTATTATGGTATTCTTTGTTTTAACGGCAGGCTTGAGTGGAACATTCTCAAATTTATTAATTCCATTGCAGATTGGAGCTAGAGATATGGCTTCTGGATTTTTAAATATGATTTCATATTGGTTATTCTTTGTATCGAGTGTAATCATGGTAATTTCATTATTTGTTGAAGCAGGACCGGCGTCTGCAGGTTGGACAATTTACCCTCCTTTAAGTGCTTTACCACAAGCTATTCCAGGATCTGGAGCAGGTATGACATTGTGGTTAGTGTCTATGGCTATTTTCGTTGCATCTTCGCTAATTGGAGCCTTGAATTATATTGTTACAATATTCAATTTAAGAACAAAAGGAATGAAAATGACAAGGTTGCCATTAACAATGTGGGCATTTTTTATCACTGCAATTATTGGTGTAGTTTCTTTCCCTGTTTTATTATCGGCAGCTTTATTGTTGATTTTTGATAGAAGTTTTGGAACATCATTTTATTTATCAGATATTTTTATTTCTGGAGAAGTATTGCATTATCAAGGAGGATCGCCAGTATTATTTGAACACTTGTTTTGGTTCCTAGGTCACCCAGAAGTATACATTGTATTGTTGCCAGCATTAGGAATAACATCAGAGATTATTTCAACAAATTCTAGAAAACCAATTTTTGGATATAGAGCAATGATTATGTCTATTATGGCAATTGCATTTTTATCGACGATTGTTTGGGGGCATCACATGTTTATTTCAGGAATGAATCCTTTCTTAGGATCAGTATTTACATTTACAACGCTATTAATTGCAATTCCATCAGCGGTAAAAGCGTTTAATTATATTACAACTTTGTGGAAAGGTAATTTGCAGTTAAATCCTGCAATGTTATTCTCTATCGGATTAGTTTCAACATTCGTAACAGGTGGTTTAACGGGTCTTGTTTTAGCAGATTCTGCGCTAGATATTAATATTCACGATACCTATTTTGTGGTTGCTCACTTTCACCTGGTGATGGGTGTTTCTGCAATTTTTGGAATGTATGCTGGTATTTATCATTGGTTTCCAAAAATGTATGGTAGAATGATGAATAAAACATTGGGGTATTGGCACTTTTGGATTACAATTATTTGTGCTTATGGAGTTTTCTGGCCAATGCATTTTATTGGATTAGCAGGTTTACCGAGAAGATATTATTCTAATACTGCATTTCCAATGTTTGACGATTTACTTCAGATAAATGTAGTTATTACACTTTTTGCTTTAGTAGGTGGTATTGCTCAAATAATCTTTATTGCGAACTTTTTTATCTCAATGTATAGAGGAGCGAAGGCAACTCAAAATCCGTGGAAATCTAATACCTTGGAATGGACTACACCAGTAGAACATATTCACGGAAATTGGCCAGGTAAAATACCAGAAGTTCATAGATGGGCTTATGATTATAGTAAAAGAGTAGATGCAAATGATGATGATAGCGATTATTTACATGGTCAAGATTTTGTGCTACAAACTACACCTTTATTAGAAGGAGAAGAACAATCTTAA